The Fusarium oxysporum f. sp. lycopersici 4287 chromosome 1, whole genome shotgun sequence DNA segment TTTTTCTTTTGCAGGTCCAAGCTACCCCCGAGGACCAACAAGCAGTTCGCAAGCTGAGCTTCTGCGTACGAGCCTTGCATCAGGCCAAAACCGTTAATCCAGGTAAGTAGCTCAAGTCCATGGCTATACAAGCTCTAACACACCACACAGTCATCTCAAGTGCTTTGGATTTGATTACCCGAGAGATGGCGAATCTTGGGCTTGATCCAGGATTTAGTACACCACAACAACAGCCTCCTCCGCCTATGCCTCAGCCTATGCCAGATGTTCAGATGCCTACAGACATACCGATTACCGAGACTGTTTACCCGGCTTCATTTGAGATACCTGCACAGCAATCGCCTTACGAGCCGGAGCAGCTGTTCCAGACACCGTGGGCTGACAATATGAACCCGAATGCAATGGCCGTTGACCGTGGAGTTTTCGAGGCTTTATCATCGTTTGAGCCCTTGAGTGTACGGGTGGGCGCTATCTACGAGTCAGGAAACAACCCTCAGAATTTCGGTTGATCGAGGATGCTGTGGCAGAAGCATACTGGAATATACTAAAACCGATTTGATCAACGTCAATGACAGCAGGATctatcaagatcaagaaacTGATGCGGATTCGAAACCGGGAAACTCAAATGGACTGAAAAATATCAACTTCTCGGCCAGGTATCAGTGCATCGGGCGCACTCAATGAACCTCAGATCTTGATTCACGCAGTAGCAAAGAACACACCGAGAGAAGCGGCCAACCATGCACCGACAGTCTTGACTACGAGCTCTCACATCAGGATATCGAAGTCGACTTAGCGTCATATAGCCGCATCTGCCGAGTCCGCACGCCGAACCCTGCTCGGCGCTATTCGGAGAAGATGTTATCGAAGTTATACTTTCAACCATAAACTTCATGCTGGAACATGGAGTCATGGCCTGATTGCCTGTGTAATCTCGCGCTCTGTGTAGAACGGCCGTTGGACTGGTTGTGCCCATTTTGGAAATCGTTCTTGACGTTTCAGGTATCGCAATGCAACGGCAAAATGATCGACAGATGAATAATAGGCAGATATGATATGAATACATAAACGAAAATATTAACAAGTACACATGTCCATGGTAGAAGGAACGAAATCAGCTTTGAACACCATGAATGAAATCCCCCCTTACTGTTATATCGAGCTCAACCCCAAGCCATAACTGATTTCAATCACTGGTCCGCCTTCCCCGATGGCCTCTGAACATCCCATAAATCTTCGGCATTCCCTCTGAACAGCCGCTCTTTGAGAtgctcatcatcaccgcaCCAACTCAACACTCTCTCCATCCAGGGCTTGATATCCAATCCCTCAAACCTTGTGTGAGGCCAGTCGGTTGCAAAAACAACATGAGTCTTTCCAGCGACTCGAATGACCTCCTTAGCGATGGGATCCAAATCGCCGTAGTCAGGGAGTGTGCTCATCCGGTAAGCAGCTGACAGCTTGACATACGTCTGGCCGTTCTTGAGTAAATTGATGAGGGATGTGAAGCCTGGTATATCATATGGGTCTGCACCTGCGTATTTGTTCAGAGGCGGCTGTCCAAGATGGTCTATGCAGAACTTGACATTGAGCTTCGGAATGATAGGTTCAAGGAGAGTGACCATATCCATAGGGACGTAGACCTGAACAACCCATCCCAGAGGCCTTACAGCATCAGCGTAAAGCATCAACTGCCTCTCCAACTCGGCCGCATCAATCGCAAGTTCATTTGAGAGAATATTTAGTCTCACTCCACGCACACCCAGTCCATGCCATGAACGCAACTCCTCTTCATTGACAACCTCAGGGTCAATGGCAACAACACCTCGTCCACGCTCAGTACCTAGGGCGCGAAGACCATCAAGCAGACACGAGTTGTCGAGCCCATAGATAGATGGTTGAACAAGGACTATGTTTTGAAGCCCAACGCCAGTTTCAAAGGCGAGGGCTTGGTCCAGTGTGTGAGATGTAGGACGGTATTTGGCTGAAGCATCAAGGGTGTAGTTCTCCACGTCGACAATGTGCATGTGTGAGTCCCATGAGTCGGGAGGAATGCGTTGAGCAAGGTTTGGtgaagtcatgatgaagatattgagTATGTATAATTAATTGAATAGGTTATAGAGGGTTTTGGGGATGATATATAGTCAGTGTAAGTATAAACTATGCTATGTCCGACTGGGAAACCGAGGTCGGCCGAGTCGGCGGGGAAGACGAGACGAGAGTTTAAACTCCGCAATTCAACGGACGGTGACTTCCGAAAGTTAATCGACCCaatattatttttatctTATCGTATTTCTATTGCATTTGATATGCTAGGAATTGTTCATGTATATGCGTGGCATAATAACGGCAGTTATCCTTGTTAGCACGTGTGAGAGGGTTTGCAGGCATTAGCTACATGCGAGCATGCCCTGAGTGCATAGGGCGCATATATCGAAGAATAGCGGTAATAATGAAATCCACAAATATAGCCGAGATAGCCTCTCACTAACAAGCACTGATATCTGTACTTGAGCGTATAAGAAGCGTATGCACAGCCAACATAAGCCGGCAACTTACACATCAACAGGCCTATAAGCAGAATTACCTATTTCAAATAGTTCACAGCCCTGTAGCTCACCCCGTTACAGTAAATCTGTTCAATAATCAAGCACTAAAACACAGCCTCAACCGCTGATTCCATATGCCATAACTCGCTAATGAAAACCGCGGggcaaaagaaaagaccctTGAACTAAACCGCATCCACGCCACCTTCCCAAAAGAGGAAGCAGAGCTCTGCGAAATCCAATCGTCATCTACGTCTTCGGTGACGCAGCTCCTATAACCCCCGCCACACCTTAGCTTCCCCTTGTAAGGATTTGTCATTCACATTGACCGACAGCCCGAAAAAAACATTCAAATATCAATGCGATTCCCTCGATAGCTTCACTTCCATACACAGAACAACACAGTCGCATTCATCTCTGTTAGCTGCAAAAATGTCCTACCTTCCTCCCTTCTTGGCGCGTCTCGCTCGCCCCTTCACACAATCTACACGGCTCTCAATCGCTCCCGATCAATCCGCTGCATCTGTCATCCCAGAGGGCGCTCAGCGCTGCACCGTCGCAGCGGGATGTTTCTGGGGAACAGAGCATTTGTATCGCAGACACTTTACCGATAAGGGTCTGATCGATGCAAAGGTTGGATACATTGGTGGTGATCTTGAAAACCCTAGCTACCGCGCCGTCTGCGGTGGAAAGACAGGCCGTACGTCGCATTCCTCATCATTCGCATTAGAATATCACTAACAATCATAGACGCTGAGGCCGCGCAAATCATCTTTGACCCTACAAAGGTCTCATACGCACAACTCCTAGAATTCTTCTACAAGACGCACGACCCCACGACGCTGAACCGCCAGGGCCCCGATACCGGCCCCCAGTACCGCTCTGCCATTTACTTCCACAacgaggagcaagaaaagatCGCGCGCGAGGTCACAGAGAAGGCCAACAAGCAATGGTGGAAGGGCGGCATCGTTACTGAGATTGCGCCCGCTGGAAAGTGGTGGACTGCTGAGGAGTATCACCAACTCTACCTCCACAATAACCCCTCTGGCTATGAGTGTCCGAGCCACTTTTTGAGGCCGTTCCCACCTCTCGAATAAATACTTGGGGATGTTTGCATTTTGGCTTAGCAGACGGATGGAAATGGCACCAATGATATCAGGAAACTTAACTTGGAATGAGGCAATGAGAGGACAGAAATTCAACATATACCTAGTCACAATATGAAACATTTGAAATTCACTCCACTCTGAATATTTGAagtttttttcttcttatttgCTAATCCTGAAATTAAGAAATTAGAAAATCCATCCACTTGTAGACCGGTTACAACAGAAAACAGGAGAGGAGTTTATTATCCCCCATCCGAGTAATAATCCTTTTGCTAAAAAATAATACAAAACGCCCACAGCGCTAGTTCTATGCAACTCTATCACCAATCGCTTACTTGCGTCGGTTCTGCTGCATCATCAGGATCTGAACCATgcggatgaagatgttgaggaagtcaagctcaagagaGATACTCTCATTGACGGGGTCACGGCGGATGACACCAGCCTGGGCGAGGCGAGCGTGGTGGAGGACCTTCTGGACATCGTACAGAGTGaaaccaccaaagacagCAAGACCACCGTACAACCAGATGCTCTCAGTGAAGGCTAGGGTTCGGATAGCGGTGGCGGGGATGACGAGAGGGGCGAGACCAGAAGCAGCGACGATGGCGGCACCAGCCAGGAGAGGACCACCAATGTAGAGGTACTTCTCCTGCTTAGCAGTGGCACCGACAACAGCAAGACCACCCATCATGGCGATGGTGTAGAGACCGGCACGTCCAAGGAGAGCAGGAGGGACGAAGGCGAGGAGAGGGGCGACAAAGGCAGCCTGAGTGGCGTTAAAAGCGGTCCAGAGGGCGTACTTAGGGATGTAGCTGGGCATTGTTAGTAAAATGCTTCAACTTTGGCATTGATTGAATTCAACAACTTACTTGTCAGGGCTGATAGATCGAGTTCCAATCATGGTGGCGAAGCTGAGAGCGAGACCACCAATTCCAACAACCCAAGGGTTAGTAACCATGATTCGGTAAACGAAGCCGGTCTGAACCATTTGTCGAGCCGTCAATCCAATGATGCCAATTCCGAGACCAGTGTGCAGGAAAGTGTTGTTCAGGTATTCGCGCTCGTAAACGGGCATGCCACCATCCTCACGGGTCTCCCGGTTAAAGACAGCATTGATGGCAACAAGCGTACCACCAAAGATGGCACCTCCAACCAAGAGTCGTCGGCTTGTCGATTGGGGCGCTGTGGCAGCTCCCGCAGCTTGCTGGTTATAAGATCGACCGCCAGCGCGGCTTGTTCGTTGGAAAGCATTGCGGGTGGCTGCGGATGTGACGCGCGAtgtgaagaagttggctgTAGGCTTGGACTGAACGTGGAAGCTTCGGACGGATGCGGTGTTGCGGAAAGCAGTCTTTGAGAGCTCAGGAAGCCTCTGCGCAAGTCGCGCAGGGCCCTGGCGGACAGTCATTGTGAAGGACATCGTCGTTCTGGCGATGCAGGTGTTGGGAGAGAATGCGATGTGCAGTCGTTTACAAAGGAAAAGGTTGAAGCGGGGACGGGGAATCGAGAGTATTATAAGTCCCCGGGTAAAAGAAAGCATGACGTTGGTTCCGGGTGTGGAGCCTACCTAAAATCCGACATCACGTGGCTGTGCCGGTGGAATATTGTGGAAAGAACCGGCGCCTCTCAGTGACTCAGTTGGTCATCACTCGGTGGCTACGGGCTCTAAACTCCAGGCGCCGTCGGATTTACTGGTGTTACGCTATGGGAATAGTTACATCACAGCTACGTTGACGTTAGCTTCTTTCTAGCCTCTTCTATTTTCGGCTGTTTCTTCTCAATTCCAATATTATTATGAAGGATATCAACGCCTCCATCAAGGGTATCTACTAAGCATCCTTTCACCCAGCATTCACCCACCCCCTTGCATCATGCTTTCTCTCTACCCAAATGTGCGTTACATCGCACGAGACTTGATATGCGGTAATGGCAAATGCTCCACGACTTTGACGCCTATGCTGCGCAACATAGATCCAATGCTTTCCATTCCCACTCAATTCCCAATCATTTCCTCAAAAAGTGTTCCCCAAGACGCCGTCCTTTCTTACCGTAAACTTCCAAACCCTTTCTCGATGACGAACCGCACGGGTCGTCGAGCTCTCTTGGCTCTGTATCCAAACGCAGATCGTGGCATAAAGTTCTGCGATGTGAGCATAGCAACGCTCATGGCCTTGGGCGCAGGACCATCATCCTCTGATTGTCCCTGTCCAGAGGTTTCGCTTGACGTGGGCTCCGTAGAACGTTGACCAACGCGGTCATCAAACCCCCAGTTCGAAACACCACCGGCTCGGATCCATGACTCCAAGTTACGGCATTGACTGACATCCATCCAGTTCAGTCGCCCGCAGCCGTTGAGGACATTTTCGACGCCTCGGCCAGTGACACGCACGCAGCCACGAACACTGAGGGCTTCCAAATCGTTCAAGTGGAGCGCCACGCTTTCCAAACTTCCATCGCTAACCGCACTTCCGCAGAACGCCAATCGCAGCTCCCGCAACTTTGGCAGACGGAGAGCGACAACCTCTGTCGCCGTGTCAGAGAGTGCACAGCAGAACGATAGGTCCAGATGTGTAAGGTTCTTGGCTGAGTTAACCAAGGCAACGACAGCGTTGTCCGAGAGATATGTGCAATCAGCTAGGCACAGCCTAGATAGCTTTTCAAACCGGAATGGCGCCCATGATTGAAACCCTGCATCTGTAATCGATGTGCAACGCGTGAGGGACAGCGACTCGATACGGTTCGAAGCGTGTGCTGCTAAATGAGCCATGGAACGATCTGTGATGTGCTTGCAATAGGAGAGATTGAGGCGTTTGAGTTTCGGGCACCCAACTACTGTACCTGGTGGCAGAACGTGCTGTGCGGCATGCttctgttgctgctgcttgctTCGCGATCGAGCTGCAGAACTTGAGATAACGACTGATTTCGAAGGTGGTGGATCGGGTACAACCCAGCCAACAACGCGGCCTAGAAGATTATCACCGACCTTGCGGCAGTTGCTCCAGTCAACTTCTTCTAATCCCTTTGCGTTCTCGCTCATCTCCAAAATTTGGTTCGCGGAAACATCCCAAACCGACTTCATCTTCCACTTCTTAACATTTTTGCCGCAACTGCGCCATAAAGCTCCAAACCCTTCATCCGTTATGTGAAAGCAATTATTCAGGTCAATGGACAGAGCGCGAGTGCCAATGAAGGGAGCAAGCACCTTGATCAGGACTTCGTCAGTAACCTTACGGTTGTAAATTGAGAGGTCGACATCCTGGCAAACTTTGGGGGATGTAGTCAGGAGCTTACGCCAGTGTGTGCTAACAAGGCGTAGTCGAAACAGCTCTCCTATATCCACGTGCTTGAAGATGTAAATCAGGATCTCATCTGAGAGCACTGGTTTGCTCATAGTGATTGGTCGGGTGGGCAGAGTCGTCCGTACTCGCTTTGCCGGGACGTCATCGTCGTCAGCTGAAGCATCAGAAAACGCAAATTTGATAGGAGTTACTTCTGAGAGGCGAGACCTCGCACCGTTGGTCGTTGGGGTAGAGCTGTCTGTTGGAGGCACTGGAGGTGCCAACGAATGTCGTCTTCGATTTCGGATATTCTCCATGTTCACACTCAAGAACGGATCGGGGTCCTTAGGTGCTATGTTGCTTGTATCATCTTTCGCTGGAGACCCAGGCTTGGACGGGGTAGTGAAGGTGAGGTCAGGTAGGGATGCTCgtgttggtgttgtaggTGTGGGCGGGTCAGATTTGTTGACCTTTTCCttaacatcaacatcaaccatAACAACATCGTCGCTCTGTTTCTGATATCGCAATCGTGCAGTTTCTTTAACCTGTTTCAGGATGTCTGAAGGGCAGCGTCTCCAGAACTCGTCGAGGACATCGCCTGTGATCATGATACATTCCACCGAAGTGATAGATCTTACAGTGGCTGTTCGACCACGCGACAATCCAAGACTTGCAACTTCGCCGAAATATTGACCTGCCTTCAATCGAGGCCGTTTTGGGatagccttggccttgttctgAATGTTATCGTCGTAAACTGGCTCATCGTGAATAACCTCCGCCTCGCCACGAACAATGAAGAAAATTTCGTTTCCTGGTAAGCCTTGGCGAACGATATCTGTAAACGGGGTATAGGATTTCGGTTGAACACTCAATCCCAAGAAATGCAGAATATCTGCAGGAAGTGTAGAGAAGAGCGGTAACTCCTTAAGTGTTGTTCGAATATTGATTTGACCGCTTCCAATCGCACTACCAGCAGCTGGGTCCTCCATGATTCCAGGGCTTGGGgactttcttttcttgttgttgacgACCGCACCGTCCTTGATAGCGCCCCTTTCTCCAGTAGAAACCTCTCCAGGAGCGGGTTCTCGAGCGCTGAAGTCTCCCTGGGGGGATTTGACCAATCTTCCACTTTCTTGCCGCTTCTTTTTCAGGAGGTTCAAGCGTTCCTGTGCCTCTTCCCGGATCGCCTTCTCCATTTCTGGGAATTTGGGTATCACGGCATGTAAATCCTCTTTCTTAAGCACTAGCAACAGACACTTCGTACGCGCTACAATAGTAGCTGTTCGAGGCATCTGCATCAAAACACCGATTTCTCCAAAGAACGAACCGGGATTGAGCTCAGCATAGACCGCCTCACCGTCACGCGAAGTGACAGCAACTACTCCTCGAACCAACCAATACATTGCCTTGGCTTCGTCTCCTTCCGTCACGATGTGGTCATTGGGGCTTTGGATTTGAGGCTTCAGGTGATTTCCTATAGCAACAAGAAACTCTTCCGGAGCTGACATAAAGAGAGGGAAGGACCTGATGCGGTCAACCAGATCTAGCGGCATGTCTCGGATAAGCGATGCTGTGAGCGGCGAAGGCCGCACTGGCCGCGTTGGGTTTGTTTCGACATTGAAAGACCGAATCAATGAAATGGAGTCTGAGGATGTCGCAGCAGCCGAGGCctgctgatgatgagccaAAGCCCTATAAGGCGATGGCGAGCTTGGTGAACGACCTCGCCTCATGGTTCCAGGTTTGGCAAAGAGTGGTGTTGCTAGAAGTCAGCGGAATCGCAACGACGAGGACAATTGCCTCCCCTCCAGCAAGCTCTCGAGCCGCCGCCGCAGCTGAGGGTGACAGTTTCTTGACCTTTGTTCTTTGTTCCTGGCTTTGTATTTCTCAGCTTATGACGCGGAAATGTCAAGTGAAACTTGGAGAGTGGATCAAGGTCCAGTCATGCTCCGGTGTGACGTTGAGAAGCAATCCTTGAGGAGAATAAGATGATCGCTTTCGTGCAATCGTTTTGCCGACAGGGGCTTGAAATATGGACGCACAAAAGGCTTGTACTGAAACCCAGGCTCGATCCGTGGGCCCCGTGACAGGTAGAGGGCGTAAAAGCTGCAGTCACAGACCGAATGTCAAGGTAGAAGTCGCACAGGGTTCCAAGGCGGCGGTTTGGATCTTTTTCGTAACACGAGAACAAGGAGCGAGCTGTTGTGTAGGTAAAGGCGTAGATGCTGAACGTCAAGAATGATCGCGTGGATAGATCGAAGGTGGCTTTCAAGGAGTGTGAGCGATGACGGATGGCAGACAAAGAATGGAGACTCGTGTTGGGACTTACCAAAGCTTGAGCGGAAGCCAAGAAACGAAGCTTATCTGATGCTCACGGGGAGAGgttaaagaagaagaaagctggTGGGGAGCTGTCAAGAAGCAACAAGGAAGCTATTGTGAGAGTGGCAATTGGCGAAGCTCGAAGAGGAAATCGGTTGAGGGAGGTCAAGTCAGGTCAAGTCAAGGAGCATGTACAGTAGGAGATAGATAGATCCGCATGGGAAAAGATGGATTCCAGTGCCAGTTCTGGCCGCCACATGAACGACGCCCACTCAAGAGCACGACCACGACACAGAAGGCCCCTCTTGCATTCGACACGCCCACTCACACGCACAAGGAAAGCTTGGTGTGGGGTAGGTAAGTACCTCCATACAGCACTGTAGGTACTATACTATACTGATTTAGCTGGGCGGGCGGGCAGTGCCGTCACACACGGTGAAGGAGCGTGTAAGAAGCGAGCAAAAGAACAAGGGCCCCTGTGAAAGTGAAGCTTTGAGTGGAGAAATATGAGCAAGccaaaagcaagcaagcaag contains these protein-coding regions:
- a CDS encoding peptide-methionine (S)-S-oxide reductase, with protein sequence MSYLPPFLARLARPFTQSTRLSIAPDQSAASVIPEGAQRCTVAAGCFWGTEHLYRRHFTDKGLIDAKVGYIGGDLENPSYRAVCGGKTGHAEAAQIIFDPTKVSYAQLLEFFYKTHDPTTLNRQGPDTGPQYRSAIYFHNEEQEKIAREVTEKANKQWWKGGIVTEIAPAGKWWTAEEYHQLYLHNNPSGYECPSHFLRPFPPLE